One region of Chryseobacterium sp. C-71 genomic DNA includes:
- a CDS encoding branched-chain amino acid aminotransferase yields the protein MIIQKTENSRISTFDPNNFSFGNTFSDHMIICEYEDGKWGDVKLVPYGPLLFTPAMMGVNYGQACFEGMKAYKDNDGQVFLFRPEKNFERINKSAKRLAMPEVTEEIFLDGLKALVNIDREWIPQGEGNSLYIRPLIFATEEALKARVANKYMFAIVATPAKMYYTEPVSVKISDHYSRAASGGVGSAKAAGNYAASFYPTQLAIEEGYDQIIWTDDATHEYFEESGTMNVFVRINDTIFTPPTSEKILDGVTRDSFIQLAKKRGLEIKVEPIKVKDVVEAQKNGTLKEVWGVGTAVVTTVFQALGYNGDKLELPRLSDEESFAVTLKNDLVNLQTNHSEDPFGWRVLVEKDVLETA from the coding sequence TTCAGTGATCACATGATTATCTGTGAATATGAAGACGGTAAATGGGGCGATGTGAAATTGGTTCCTTACGGTCCTTTGCTGTTTACGCCTGCAATGATGGGGGTAAATTACGGACAGGCTTGCTTTGAAGGTATGAAAGCTTACAAAGACAACGACGGACAGGTTTTCCTTTTCAGGCCCGAAAAGAATTTTGAGCGTATCAATAAATCTGCAAAACGTCTTGCAATGCCGGAAGTTACTGAAGAAATATTTTTGGATGGTCTTAAAGCATTAGTAAATATCGATAGAGAATGGATCCCTCAAGGTGAAGGTAATTCTTTATATATAAGACCGCTAATTTTTGCTACAGAAGAAGCTTTAAAAGCAAGAGTTGCGAATAAATATATGTTTGCAATTGTGGCAACACCTGCAAAAATGTACTATACAGAACCTGTATCTGTGAAAATTTCTGATCATTACTCAAGAGCAGCAAGCGGTGGAGTAGGTTCAGCAAAAGCAGCAGGAAACTACGCTGCTTCTTTCTACCCGACTCAGCTGGCGATTGAAGAAGGTTATGATCAAATAATCTGGACAGATGATGCTACTCACGAATACTTCGAAGAAAGCGGAACGATGAATGTTTTCGTAAGAATCAACGATACGATTTTTACGCCTCCTACTTCGGAAAAAATCTTAGACGGAGTTACCAGAGACAGTTTCATTCAGTTGGCTAAGAAAAGAGGTCTTGAAATAAAAGTAGAACCTATTAAAGTAAAAGATGTTGTTGAAGCTCAGAAAAATGGAACTTTAAAAGAAGTGTGGGGAGTAGGTACAGCGGTTGTTACTACAGTTTTCCAGGCTTTAGGCTACAACGGTGATAAGTTAGAATTACCAAGACTTTCAGACGAAGAAAGCTTTGCAGTAACACTTAAAAATGATTTAGTTAATTTACAAACCAACCACTCAGAAGATCCTTTCGGATGGAGAGTTTTGGTTGAAAAAGATGTTTTAGAAACAGCTTAA
- a CDS encoding FKBP-type peptidyl-prolyl cis-trans isomerase, whose translation MKKILLISVLGLLSCKRNTPQVHPPVGGVLSQSDLDVSRNRMKNLNTLERQQIQDWVNGQDIKFYPTQLNYWTTVEGFDKRQRRPDDSPISYSYDLYDFDQTKIYDKSIQRNDARFGHFDELKAVENALRYMNDGEEVTLLVPSTLAYGTFGDENKIDNDIPLIIKLKVL comes from the coding sequence ATGAAAAAAATACTTCTCATCTCCGTATTAGGACTTTTAAGCTGTAAAAGAAATACTCCACAGGTGCATCCTCCGGTGGGTGGTGTATTGAGCCAGAGTGATCTTGATGTTTCCAGAAACAGAATGAAAAATCTGAATACTTTAGAAAGACAGCAGATTCAGGATTGGGTGAATGGTCAGGATATTAAATTTTATCCTACTCAGCTTAATTACTGGACGACCGTAGAAGGTTTTGACAAAAGACAAAGAAGACCGGATGATTCTCCGATTTCGTATTCTTATGATCTGTATGATTTTGATCAGACTAAAATTTATGACAAATCTATTCAGAGAAACGATGCGAGATTCGGGCATTTTGACGAGTTGAAAGCGGTAGAAAATGCATTGAGATATATGAATGACGGCGAAGAAGTAACGCTTCTTGTACCATCAACATTAGCGTACGGAACTTTCGGAGACGAAAATAAAATAGATAACGATATTCCTTT